One genomic window of Entelurus aequoreus isolate RoL-2023_Sb linkage group LG07, RoL_Eaeq_v1.1, whole genome shotgun sequence includes the following:
- the cptp gene encoding ceramide-1-phosphate transfer protein — protein MAAVVTSEEQKFCLQEVLSTVKVCLSENNDVILQNYVACWRGLVKFLNSLGAVFGFISKDAVGKIQILVNLLNGEASSRYETVQSMVRYELDNGLVDLEKRGGHPESGCRTLLRLHRALRWLELFLERLRTSEEDGKTSAMCAEAYNESLARHHPWVVRKAAGVAFCVLPGRATFLEVMNVGPPEKAVAMLGEAVPLISEVYRVTEELYAKNNMLDLP, from the exons ATGGCTGCTGTGGTGACGTCAGAGGAGCAGAAGTTCTGCTTGCAGGAAGTCCTCTCCACTGTCAAGGTGTGTCTGTCTGAAAACAACGACGTCATCCTGCAAAACTACGTGGCGTGCTGGCGCGGGCTCGTCAA GTTCTTGAACAGCCTGGGCGCCGTCTTCGGCTTCATCTCCAAGGACGCGGTCGGCAAGATCCAGATCCTGGTGAACCTGCTGAACGGAGAAGCGTCCTCCCGCTACGAGACCGTGCAGTCTATGGTCCGGTATGAGCTGGACAACGGCCTGGTGGACCTGGAGAAGCGGGGCGGCCACCCGGAGTCGGGCTGCCGCACCCTGCTGAGGCTGCACCGCGCGCTCCGGTGGCTGGAGCTCTTCCTGGAGCGCCTGAGGACCAGCGAGGAGGACGGCAAGACCTCCGCCATGTGCGCCGAGGCCTACAACGAGTCGCTGGCGCGGCACCACCCGTGGGTGGTGCGCAAGGCCGCCGGCGTGGCCTTCTGCGTGCTCCCGGGCCGCGCCACCTTCTTGGAGGTGATGAACGTGGGCCCGCCGGAGAAGGCGGTGGCCATGCTGGGGGAAGCGGTGCCGCTCATTTCTGAGGTGTACCGGGTCACGGAAGAACTTTACGCCAAGAACAACATGCTGGACTTGCCCTGA